From one Verrucomicrobiota bacterium genomic stretch:
- a CDS encoding glycosyltransferase family 2 protein, translating to MKISAVIITFNEEKNLVRCLKSLSGLVEELVVVDSGSEDRTKDVAESFGARFIYQRWKGYVAQKNFAINQAKYEWILNLDADEELSEELRSSLTKFKNEKSLPGITGYRVTRVVFFRGKWIRHGDWYPDYLVRFFQKTKGRFEGGKVHERLQLEGGVVSLSGELNHYTYTDANDRRDRLRRYAKLWAESKYEEGKRVSVVCAYAHALWTFFRGLILKRGCLDGILGIEIAWGNAWGVYLKYKYLYQLDNSRHDEKDKEGELK from the coding sequence ATGAAAATTTCAGCAGTTATCATCACTTTCAATGAAGAGAAAAATTTAGTCCGATGTCTCAAAAGCTTAAGTGGCTTGGTAGAAGAGTTAGTTGTGGTTGATTCAGGCAGTGAGGATCGCACAAAAGATGTGGCTGAAAGCTTTGGTGCAAGGTTCATTTATCAAAGATGGAAAGGTTATGTTGCCCAGAAAAATTTTGCCATCAATCAGGCTAAGTATGAGTGGATTCTAAATCTAGATGCAGATGAAGAATTGTCTGAAGAGTTGAGGAGTTCCTTAACAAAATTTAAAAACGAGAAGTCACTCCCTGGTATTACAGGCTATAGAGTTACTCGGGTTGTTTTTTTTAGGGGAAAGTGGATACGTCATGGTGATTGGTATCCAGATTATTTGGTTAGATTTTTCCAGAAAACAAAAGGCCGTTTTGAAGGAGGTAAAGTGCATGAAAGGTTGCAGCTAGAAGGAGGAGTTGTATCTTTGTCAGGGGAGCTGAATCATTATACCTACACTGATGCTAATGATCGCCGTGACAGATTGAGGCGATACGCTAAACTATGGGCCGAATCGAAGTATGAAGAAGGTAAAAGAGTATCGGTAGTTTGTGCGTATGCTCATGCGCTTTGGACATTCTTTAGGGGGCTAATATTGAAAAGAGGCTGTTTGGATGGAATACTAGGTATTGAAATAGCATGGGGTAATGCATGGGGTGTTTATCTGAAGTACAAATATTTGTATCAACTTGATAATTCAAGACATGATGAAAAGGATAAAGAAGGCGAATTAAAATGA
- a CDS encoding glycosyltransferase family 4 protein, translating to MAIRIVHTEASLGWGGQEIRIYTEMMAMRERGHELALVAQEKSQIIQRCRDAGFLCQVFSSNRFLYPISILQLRTFLNEWGAEVVNTHSSRDGYIAGIAARLAGCTLVRSRHIDVEYPNRWLGRWAFGILPHVITTTSEKIKTNLVERLDLNPDEVSCVATGIDLQKFSPSEIKTEITQKYHLPRDLRLVGMISVLRSWKGHRYFLEAARKVIDQRNDVHFVIAGAGPMESAIRDWITEMSLEDSVSMIGHQEDVVEVINLLEVLVLPSYAHEGIPQILLQAQAMAKPIVGTKVGGIPEVIQHEVNGLLVEPRCESAIVDSVIRLLEDQSLRKRLALAGRQKALEAYSLEIMCKKMEQLYKRTIAPSMSS from the coding sequence ATGGCAATTCGTATTGTTCATACAGAAGCCTCCTTGGGTTGGGGGGGGCAGGAAATACGCATTTATACAGAGATGATGGCCATGCGTGAACGAGGGCATGAATTGGCTCTAGTGGCGCAAGAGAAAAGCCAGATTATACAAAGATGTCGTGACGCTGGGTTTTTATGTCAGGTGTTTTCATCTAATCGTTTCTTGTATCCGATTTCTATCCTACAACTGAGAACTTTTTTGAATGAATGGGGAGCAGAGGTAGTAAATACGCATAGCTCACGAGATGGCTATATAGCAGGTATTGCTGCGAGGCTGGCAGGTTGCACTTTAGTGCGTTCGAGACATATAGATGTTGAGTACCCTAACAGATGGTTAGGCCGGTGGGCCTTTGGAATACTTCCTCATGTGATAACCACGACGAGTGAAAAAATCAAAACGAATTTAGTAGAGCGACTCGATTTGAATCCGGATGAAGTTTCTTGTGTGGCAACAGGGATTGATTTGCAGAAGTTTAGTCCCAGTGAGATCAAAACTGAAATTACTCAGAAATATCATTTACCACGCGATCTTAGATTGGTTGGAATGATCTCCGTTTTACGAAGCTGGAAGGGACACCGTTATTTTTTGGAAGCCGCACGAAAAGTGATAGACCAACGAAATGATGTTCATTTTGTGATTGCAGGTGCAGGACCTATGGAGTCAGCTATTCGTGACTGGATTACAGAAATGTCCTTAGAGGATTCTGTTTCGATGATAGGCCACCAGGAGGACGTAGTGGAAGTAATCAATCTCTTAGAGGTTTTGGTGTTGCCTTCATACGCGCATGAAGGGATTCCTCAAATTCTATTGCAAGCTCAAGCTATGGCAAAACCAATAGTAGGGACCAAAGTCGGTGGAATTCCAGAGGTAATACAGCATGAGGTTAATGGGCTGCTGGTAGAACCTAGGTGTGAGAGTGCAATTGTGGATTCAGTCATAAGACTCTTAGAAGATCAATCACTGCGAAAGCGTTTAGCTCTTGCGGGCAGACAAAAAGCGTTAGAAGCATATAGTCTTGAAATCATGTGTAAAAAAATGGAGCAGCTCTACAAACGCACTATCGCTCCAAGTATGAGCTCTTAA
- the aroE gene encoding shikimate dehydrogenase, whose product MKHSYNLDEIGEIPGDVDRYAVIGDPVDHSLSPDLHQAGFNGINRQANYVRIHLSPDQLEAGIQKMREMRFKGWNCTLPHKAKLMELIDESSENAQLMRATNTILNENGKLIGFNTDGEGWVRAIREEFFVDIRDMRIMVLGIGGAGQAIATQAAIESCERLVLVNRTVDKAQRIASSIEHYFESEQLVGAEQKLKVIPFEEEPVKEELNTIDLVVNCMSLGLKSSDPPVLPSRVLQPHLFVYDTIYKPSKTKLLQAAEKVGARCANGLSMLLHQGALSFEIWTGVEAPLAEMRQALKKALTE is encoded by the coding sequence GTGAAACACAGCTATAACTTAGATGAAATAGGTGAGATTCCAGGCGATGTAGATAGGTATGCTGTGATCGGCGATCCTGTAGATCATTCTTTGTCTCCGGATCTTCATCAAGCAGGCTTCAATGGGATTAATCGGCAAGCCAACTATGTGCGCATACACTTGAGTCCTGATCAATTGGAGGCTGGTATTCAAAAAATGCGGGAAATGAGATTCAAAGGTTGGAATTGCACTCTACCTCACAAAGCAAAGTTAATGGAGCTAATAGATGAATCATCTGAGAATGCTCAATTGATGCGAGCAACGAATACCATCCTTAACGAAAATGGAAAACTCATAGGCTTCAATACAGATGGTGAGGGCTGGGTTAGAGCGATTAGGGAAGAATTTTTTGTCGATATTCGTGACATGCGTATCATGGTGTTGGGTATAGGAGGAGCGGGGCAAGCTATTGCCACACAGGCGGCGATAGAGAGTTGTGAGAGATTGGTGTTAGTGAACCGTACGGTAGATAAAGCCCAACGTATTGCTTCGTCTATCGAGCATTATTTTGAGTCGGAGCAGTTAGTAGGCGCGGAACAAAAGCTAAAGGTCATTCCTTTTGAAGAAGAGCCAGTGAAGGAAGAGCTCAATACCATTGACCTGGTGGTAAACTGTATGTCCCTTGGACTAAAGTCCTCTGATCCTCCAGTTTTACCTAGTCGAGTCTTGCAGCCGCATTTATTTGTCTACGACACGATTTATAAGCCCTCTAAAACGAAGCTTTTGCAAGCTGCGGAAAAAGTGGGTGCTAGGTGTGCTAATGGTTTGTCTATGCTCTTACACCAGGGAGCTTTGTCATTTGAGATATGGACAGGCGTTGAAGCACCCTTGGCAGAGATGAGGCAAGCCCTTAAAAAGGCGTTAACAGAGTAG
- a CDS encoding prepilin peptidase has product MPILVGACVGSFLNVCIYRLPAGKSIVSPGSHCMSCGKFLPWFLNIPVVSWIALRGRCMCKFVKLDVRYLIVEILTAIVFVTLWHLYAPAQAIVYAVFASGLIVATFVDIDHFIIPDEVSIGGCVAGMIFSFAFPVLQGVESHWGALRSSVWGWFIGGGMLLAIAIGGAIILRKEAMGMGDIKLMAAFGAFLGWEAPIFIIAVSSVMGSVYGITLLLLKGKMFGVPMPFGPFLCLAALIWIYGGNQWMDAYLQGAGLR; this is encoded by the coding sequence ATGCCTATTTTAGTGGGTGCCTGTGTTGGTTCTTTCCTAAATGTCTGTATTTATAGATTGCCTGCTGGTAAATCAATAGTTTCCCCGGGCTCCCATTGCATGTCTTGCGGAAAATTTTTGCCATGGTTCTTAAACATACCAGTCGTGAGCTGGATTGCTCTGCGTGGAAGGTGTATGTGTAAATTTGTTAAGCTGGATGTCCGGTATCTCATCGTCGAGATTTTGACAGCAATTGTTTTTGTAACACTTTGGCATTTGTATGCCCCTGCTCAAGCAATTGTTTATGCTGTATTTGCTAGTGGATTGATTGTAGCGACCTTTGTCGATATTGACCATTTTATTATTCCCGATGAGGTGTCCATTGGGGGGTGTGTTGCAGGTATGATCTTTAGTTTTGCCTTTCCTGTACTTCAAGGTGTGGAATCGCACTGGGGCGCTCTTCGATCCAGCGTATGGGGCTGGTTTATAGGAGGAGGTATGTTGTTAGCGATTGCTATAGGTGGGGCGATTATATTGCGTAAAGAGGCAATGGGGATGGGGGATATTAAACTTATGGCTGCTTTTGGCGCTTTCCTGGGTTGGGAAGCACCTATTTTCATTATAGCTGTTTCCTCTGTGATGGGTTCAGTCTATGGCATTACCTTGCTTTTACTAAAGGGGAAAATGTTCGGTGTACCTATGCCATTTGGTCCCTTTTTGTGTTTGGCAGCTTTGATATGGATTTATGGTGGTAACCAATGGATGGATGCCTACTTGCAAGGAGCAGGCCTGAGGTAA
- a CDS encoding ankyrin repeat domain-containing protein, translated as MSKAISYLIGAIICLFFVGCGDEKNKQIYFLTGANSHKSGVHEHLKDAKLFADALNTSSLGIDAHVLDTGWPDDSSILSEADAIVVICDGLEKHVLNGRVDQIRKLWKKGMGIVVLHFALESEDKDLGNFLMDSIGARFQVGWSVNPIWEAKEFKVSEHIVSNGVGDFPAIEDEWYYHMKFRDNMKGVSPILSVVPSLDTLGKNGPRSGNPVVREKVTRGEMQHLSWVSDNGRSGRGFGFTGGHFHWNWTIDQLRKVILNGIVWVAKGSIPEGGVESERPLIKRNETLAKAIAKNDIEDIKVHVQIDSSVVNEQNKAGFSALHLAAIRNKPAILSLLADYGGKLDLLTTSKRSPLHLAIERGGKESVRVLIERGASLSLGDQTGWTPLHFAAAKNRLEIAKMLIEAGADVHKLSNAGGTALHEGAASGGKEIIKLLLEAGVDPGVKAEDGSLALDHAIKFKNEAAIGILDK; from the coding sequence ATGTCTAAAGCGATTTCATACCTTATTGGTGCGATTATCTGTTTATTTTTTGTCGGTTGTGGGGATGAAAAAAATAAGCAGATTTATTTTTTAACAGGTGCTAATAGCCACAAGTCTGGAGTCCACGAACACTTAAAGGATGCCAAGCTTTTTGCTGACGCACTTAATACTAGTAGTTTGGGAATCGATGCGCATGTTCTTGATACCGGCTGGCCTGATGATTCTTCAATTTTGAGTGAAGCGGATGCAATAGTGGTTATTTGCGATGGCTTAGAAAAGCATGTACTTAATGGTCGTGTTGATCAGATCCGGAAGCTCTGGAAAAAGGGAATGGGTATTGTCGTATTACATTTTGCATTAGAATCTGAAGATAAAGATCTCGGGAATTTTTTGATGGACTCTATCGGCGCTAGATTCCAAGTGGGTTGGTCTGTGAATCCTATTTGGGAAGCGAAGGAATTTAAAGTAAGTGAGCACATTGTGAGTAATGGTGTAGGAGACTTCCCGGCTATTGAAGATGAATGGTACTATCACATGAAGTTTAGGGATAACATGAAAGGAGTAAGTCCAATTCTTTCAGTAGTGCCATCTTTAGATACATTAGGTAAGAATGGCCCCAGGTCAGGAAATCCGGTTGTTCGGGAAAAAGTTACAAGAGGAGAAATGCAGCATTTAAGCTGGGTTAGTGATAACGGTCGTTCAGGAAGAGGGTTTGGTTTTACAGGTGGACACTTTCATTGGAATTGGACAATTGATCAATTAAGAAAGGTAATTCTCAATGGTATTGTTTGGGTCGCTAAAGGAAGTATACCTGAAGGTGGCGTAGAATCCGAGAGACCCTTAATTAAGAGAAACGAAACTTTAGCTAAGGCTATAGCTAAGAATGACATTGAGGATATCAAGGTTCATGTCCAAATTGATTCTTCAGTAGTGAATGAACAGAATAAAGCTGGATTTAGCGCTCTGCATTTAGCCGCTATTCGTAATAAGCCGGCTATTTTAAGCCTATTGGCGGATTATGGAGGAAAACTTGATTTACTAACAACTTCCAAACGCTCACCTTTACACTTAGCGATAGAGAGAGGAGGGAAGGAGTCTGTTAGGGTGTTGATAGAGAGAGGCGCTTCTCTGAGTTTAGGTGATCAGACTGGCTGGACACCTTTGCATTTTGCTGCAGCTAAGAATCGACTTGAAATAGCAAAAATGCTCATAGAAGCAGGAGCTGATGTTCATAAACTGAGTAACGCAGGAGGAACGGCGTTACACGAAGGAGCTGCTAGTGGTGGCAAGGAGATCATCAAACTACTTCTTGAAGCTGGAGTTGATCCAGGGGTGAAAGCTGAAGATGGCTCACTTGCTCTAGATCATGCTATTAAATTCAAGAACGAAGCGGCAATTGGTATATTAGACAAGTAG
- the ald gene encoding alanine dehydrogenase — protein MIIGIPKEIKELESRVALIPSGVYQLVKLGHTVLIEKDAGLGSGFANEEYEAAGSEILAKHEEVFERADLIVKVKEPLPEEYSLLRKDQLLFTFLHLAADKKLTEVLMDTGVTAIAYETVERNGHLPVLEPMSEIAGRMSVIVGGYYLSKPKGGRGVLLGGVPGVLPGKVVVLGGGTCGVNAARMATGLGADVTILEVDIERMRYLDISMRNAHTFYSNEAHLMEILPHVDLLIGAVLLPGAKAPKLVTREMLKSMKPGSVVVDVAVDQGGCVETTKPTTHTDPTYFEEDILHYCVANMPGAYSRSATEALTNINYTYVELLAQKGLAGACKIDDGLKQGVNVMDGQIRCRAVADAHSLDYAPIVT, from the coding sequence ATGATTATTGGTATTCCTAAGGAAATTAAGGAGTTAGAAAGCCGGGTAGCTCTGATTCCATCTGGTGTCTATCAGCTTGTCAAGTTAGGTCATACAGTTTTGATTGAAAAAGACGCTGGTCTAGGCTCAGGTTTTGCTAATGAGGAATACGAAGCAGCAGGATCTGAGATTCTAGCCAAACATGAGGAAGTTTTCGAAAGAGCTGATCTAATTGTAAAAGTTAAGGAGCCTTTACCTGAGGAGTACTCCTTGTTAAGGAAAGATCAGCTTCTCTTTACCTTCTTACACTTAGCAGCCGATAAGAAACTAACAGAGGTTCTTATGGATACAGGAGTTACTGCTATTGCTTATGAGACTGTTGAGCGTAATGGACACTTGCCAGTTTTGGAACCGATGAGTGAAATAGCTGGGAGAATGTCTGTTATTGTTGGAGGGTATTATTTAAGTAAGCCTAAGGGTGGAAGAGGCGTGTTATTAGGTGGTGTACCTGGAGTACTTCCCGGTAAAGTTGTAGTACTTGGCGGAGGTACTTGTGGCGTAAATGCCGCAAGAATGGCAACAGGCTTAGGCGCAGATGTTACGATTTTAGAGGTGGACATAGAGCGTATGCGTTATCTGGATATTAGCATGAGAAATGCTCACACCTTTTACTCAAATGAGGCCCATTTAATGGAAATATTGCCTCATGTTGATTTGTTGATTGGTGCAGTACTATTGCCCGGAGCTAAGGCTCCTAAGTTAGTGACACGAGAGATGTTAAAAAGTATGAAACCAGGTAGTGTGGTAGTAGATGTAGCAGTAGATCAAGGCGGGTGCGTAGAAACGACAAAGCCGACTACACACACAGACCCTACTTATTTTGAGGAAGACATATTGCATTACTGTGTAGCGAATATGCCGGGAGCCTACTCCAGAAGTGCAACTGAGGCTCTAACTAATATCAATTATACTTACGTGGAACTTTTGGCTCAAAAGGGTTTGGCAGGGGCGTGCAAAATAGACGATGGACTAAAGCAAGGAGTTAATGTGATGGATGGTCAGATTAGATGTCGAGCAGTTGCGGATGCACATTCCTTGGATTATGCGCCAATAGTCACTTAG